One window of the Pyrus communis chromosome 17, drPyrComm1.1, whole genome shotgun sequence genome contains the following:
- the LOC137723157 gene encoding legumain: protein MAVQHQSRLMIGNYTVSWISLFLFVLVIQAIGGGRAARLERWDSGIRLPSEKDKPEDVHHKEPGTRWAVLVAGSNGYGNYRHQADICHAYQLLKKGGLKEENIVVFMYDDIAKHSMNPRPGVIINHPQGGDVYAGVPKDYTGEQVTAANLYAVLLGDKKAVKGGSGKVVDSKPNDRIFLYYSDHGGPGVLGMPNMPFLYAVDFIEVLKKKHASGSYKEMVIYVEACESGSIFEGIMPKDLNIYVTTASNAQENSFGTYCPGMDPPPPPEYITCLGDLYSISWMEDSERHNLKKETIEQQYQAVKQRTSNSNNYDVGSHVMEYGSKNITQEKLYLYLGFDPASVNLPPNNGQLEKPMEVVNQRDAEIFYMWQMYKRSERGSGKSREILNEIKETMRHRTHLDASIQFIGTFLYGPGKGPSTLNSVRALGQPLVDDWGCLKSMVRVFETHCGSLTQYGMKHMRAFASICNSGVSETEMAEACSAACNGYEVGQLHPSNKGYSA, encoded by the exons ATGGCGGTCCAACATCAGTCCAGGTTGATGATTGGTAACTATACTGTGTCGTGGATAtcgttgtttttgtttgtaCTGGTCATCCAAGCTATAGGTGGAGGCCGAGCCGCCCGGTTGGAGCGGTGGGACTCTGGAATCCGGTTGCCATCCGAGAAGGATAAACCGGAAGATGTTCATCACAAAGAACCGGGTACAAGATGGGCGGTTCTTGTAGCCGGTTCAAACGGGTATGGAAACTACAGGCATCAG GCGGATATTTGCCACGCATATCAGTTACTGAAAAAAGGTGGGCTGAAGGAGGAGAACATAGTGGTATTTATGTACGACGACATAGCCAAGCACTCAATGAATCCGAGGCCGGGAGTTATCATCAACCATCCTCAGGGTGGTGATGTTTATGCCGGCGTGCCTAAg GATTACACTGGTGAGCAAGTAACTGCCGCCAATCTGTATGCAGTCCTCCTTGGGGACAAAAAGGCCGTGAAAGGCGGAAGTGGGAAGGTTGTGGATAGCAAACCTAATGATAGGATCTTTTTATACTACTCAGATCATGGGGGTCCTGGTGTCCTTG GGATGCCAAACATGCCTTTCCTTTATGCCGTGGATTTTATTGAGGTTTTGAAGAAGAAACATGCATCGGGGAGCTATAAAGAGATG GTTATATATGTAGAAGCTTGTGAGAGTGGGAGCATATTCGAAGGCATAATGCCGAAAGACCTGAACATTTATGTGACTACAGCATCAAATGCACAAGAGAACAGCTTTGGAACTTATTGTCCTGGGATGGACCCCCCACCACCACCTGAATATATCACTTGCTTGGGCGACTTGTACAGTATTTCTTGGATGGAAGATAG CGAGAGGCACAATCTGAAAAAAGAAACAATTGAACAACAGTATCAGGCG GTAAAGCAACGGACTTCCAATTCAAACAATTACGATGTGGGATCGCATGTGATGGAATATGGGAGCAAAAACATTACACAAGAAAAGCTGTATTTGTACCTAGGTTTTGATCCTGCCTCTGTGAACTTGCCTCCTAACAACGGCCAATTAGAAAAGCCTATGGAAGTTGTCAACCAGAGAGATGCAGAGATTTTCTACATGTGGCAAATG TACAAAAGATCAGAACGTGGATCTGGAAAAAGTAGAGAAATCCTCAATGAGATCAAAGAAACAATGAGGCATAGGACTCACTTGGATGCAAGCATTCAGTTCATTGGAACATTTCTCTATGGACCCGGAAAAGGTCCCTCTACACTCAATTCTGTGAGAGCTCTTGGTCAACCCCTTGTGGACGATTGGGGATGCTTAAAATCTATG GTTCGTGTGTTCGAAACACACTGCGGGTCATTGACTCAGTATGGCATGAAACATATGCGCGCATTTGCCAGCATCTGCAACAGCGGAGTATCTGAAACCGAAATGGCGGAAGCTTGTTCTGCTGCCTGCAACGGTTATGAAGTTGGCCAGTTGCATCCTTCGAACAAAGGCTATAGTGCCTGA